In a single window of the Gossypium hirsutum isolate 1008001.06 chromosome A13, Gossypium_hirsutum_v2.1, whole genome shotgun sequence genome:
- the LOC107893890 gene encoding xylulose 5-phosphate/phosphate translocator, chloroplastic, producing the protein MFTLNLIPSTPITFSKSTHQYFPIKRIQSPKNLAESPVFFTKSTPLNFNKIHACPFGKIQALSTKTTHLGKILENPSRKAGSHVPKAAASSESNPEGEAESVEAAAAAKSKAKALQLALVFGFWYFQNIVFNIYNKKALNVFPFPWLLASFQLFAGSIWMLVLWSLKLQPCPKITKPFIIALLGPAFFHTIGHISACVSFSKVAVSFTHVIKSSEPVFSVVFSSFLGDTYPLKVWLSILPIVLGCSLAAITEVSFNFQGLWGALISNVGFVLRNIYSKRSLQNFKEVNGLNLYGWISIISLFYLFPVAVLVEGSQWVQGYQQAIQTVGKASTFYIWVLLSGIFYHLYNQSSYQALDEISPLTFSVGNTMKRIVVIVSTVLVFRNPVRPLNALGSGIAILGTFLYSQATAKKVSAPEKKS; encoded by the coding sequence ATGTTTACTCTGAATCTCATACCATCCACTCCCATCACTTTCTCCAAATCCACTCATCAATATTTTCCCATAAAAAGGATCCAAAGCCCAAAGAACTTGGCTGAGTCTCCTGTTTTTTTCACCAAATCCACCCCTCTCAACTTCAACAAAATCCATGCCTGCCCTTTTGGCAAGATCCAAGCTTTAAGCACCAAAACTACCCATCTGGGGAAAATCCTTGAAAACCCATCTAGGAAAGCAGGATCCCATGTTCCCAAAGCAGCTGCATCATCTGAATCTAATCCTGAAGGAGAAGCTGAATCTGTTGAAGCAGCAGCAGCCGCTAAATCGAAGGCCAAGGCTTTACAGCTTGCACTTGTGTTCGGTTTTTGGTACTTTCAGAACATTGTCTTTAACATTTACAATAAAAAAGCATTGAATGTCTTCCCATTCCCTTGGCTGCTTGCTTCTTTTCAACTCTTTGCTGGTTCCATTTGGATGTTGGTTCTGTGGTCTTTAAAGTTGCAACCTTGTCCCAAAATCACAAAACCTTTTATTATTGCTCTTCTTGGACCTGCATTTTTTCACACAATAGGCCACATTTCAGCTTGCGTTTCGTTTTCTAAAGTTGCTGTTTCCTTCACTCATGTTATCAAATCATCGGAGCCTGTGTTTTCGGTTGTTTTCTCTTCATTCCTTGGTGATACATACCCTTTGAAAGTCTGGCTTTCCATTCTCCCCATTGTTTTGGGATGTTCTCTAGCTGCTATAACTGAGGTTTCCTTCAATTTTCAAGGCTTGTGGGGTGCTTTGATTAGCAATGTGGGGTTTGTGTTAAGAAACATATATTCCAAGAGAAGTTTGCAAAACTTCAAAGAAGTGAATGGATTGAATCTTTATGGTTGGATCAGTATAATCTCTCTGTTTTATCTGTTTCCAGTGGCGGTTCTTGTTGAAGGGTCCCAATGGGTTCAAGGATATCAGCAAGCAATCCAAACAGTGGGGAAAGCCTCAACCTTTTACATTTGGGTTTTGCTCTCTGGGATATTTTATCACCTATACAACCAATCATCTTATCAGGCACTTGATGAGATTAGCCCTTTGACATTTTCAGTTGGGAACACCATGAAGAGAATTGTGGTTATAGTGTCAACTGTTTTGGTGTTTAGGAATCCAGTGAGGCCTTTGAATGCACTTGGATCTGGGATTGCCATTCTTGGAACTTTCTTGTATTCTCAAGCAACAGCTAAGAAGGTCTCTGCTCCTGAAAAGAAAAGCTAA